A window from Rhea pennata isolate bPtePen1 chromosome 1, bPtePen1.pri, whole genome shotgun sequence encodes these proteins:
- the LOC134145919 gene encoding taste receptor type 2 member 40-like, with product MLPLVLIISITIVAVEVIVGFSGNGFIAIVNSVNWIKSKNISSADMILIFLSTSRCILQVTITMHIHSLYSTDVTKLASVYKAFGAVWMFVNHASLWFSTWLYVLYCVKIINFTQRLLLQIKLRISGMVPWLLLGSLGISSMTSFPLLWITPSTYLCSSTGNCRENSTEHITNWDSSHFYLLLLYFSGCFFPLVLSVVTSALLINSLWKHTKKMQCYTDSFRDPLIDVHLTVIKSIISFLVLYLSGFAAQILLTLSTSQSKDVWKVAVSLVVAGAYPSVHSIILIIVNSKLKLAFGMICQYFKCHLKNVTV from the coding sequence ATGTTGCCGCTCGTTCTTATCATTTCAATAACTATTGTAGCAGTTGAAGTCATCGTTGGATTTTCGGGAAACGGATTTATTGCAATTGTTAACAGCGTTAACTGgatcaaaagcaaaaacatctcTTCTGCCGATATGATCCTGATCTTCCTGAGCACATCAAGATGTATCTTGCAGGTGACAATAACAATGCACATTCATAGTCTCTACTCTACGGATGTGACTAAGTTGGCTTCTGTGTACAAAGCTTTTGGTGCTGTATGGATGTTTGTAAACCATGCCAGTCTGTGGTTCAGTACTTGGCTCTATGTTCTCTACTGTGTAAAAATTATCAATTTCACCCAACGGCTGTTGCTGCAAATCAAACTCAGGATTTCTGGGATGGTTCCGTGGCTGCTTCTAGGATCACTGGGGATCTCTTCCATGACCTCTTTTCCATTACTATGGATTACACCCAGCACTTACCTTTGCAGCTCAACTGGGAACTGCAGAGAGAATAGCACAGAACATATCACTAACTGGGATAGCTCACACTTCTACTTGCTTCTTCTTTACTTCtcaggctgtttttttcctctagtacTATCTGTAGTGACTTCAGCCCTGTTGATTAATTCACTGTGGAAACACACCAAGAAGATGCAATGCTATACAGATAGTTTCAGGGATCCTCTGATAGATGTTCACCTAACTGTCATTAaatctattatttcttttttggtcCTGTATCTTTCCGGTTTTGCAGCTCAAATTCTGTTGACACTATCAACTTCTCAAAGTAAAGATGTTTGGAAGGTTGCAGTTTCTTTAGTTGTGGCTGGAGCATATCCTTCAGTACACTCTATTATCCTGATTATAGTCAATTCAAAACTGAAACTGGCATTCGGGATGATCTGCCAGTATTTTAAGtgtcatttgaaaaatgtgacTGTCTAA